The following are encoded together in the Bradyrhizobium algeriense genome:
- a CDS encoding ABC transporter substrate-binding protein, with protein sequence MPTSRRTLLKASAAAAAAFSLDWTRAQAQAETVRIGLIYDLTGPFAAGGSVASSIGAQIAIDLVNEKGGIGGKYKVSPIAADSQSKPDVAINEANRLIDQEKIDIINGVYASSHAVPLAAKVEQQKKILWITTAVSTAVFKDKNLQYVFRAQIHSDQYGQAFASFITEHAKAKLGMEPKDVKVALIHEDGPYGVGVAAADEAYAKQGGLQVVLKEGYSASAPDLSVLVTKLKRAKADVISHAGYNPDITLFLRQARENGLKFKMLFGAGAGYSQLDKLRATFGADIDNFCNIDPVPAQLLDASKLAPGIGDLTKIMVARYKEKTGATDVPPHCSMGFNQTWILLNNVLPVAKEKYGGFDPEAVRKAALDVDIPPGGTIQGYGVKFYPPGTPLSGQNERSTPVVMQNAGEHISVVWPTNIRTQDPVFPLPKSSVYAA encoded by the coding sequence ATGCCGACTTCACGCAGAACGCTGCTGAAGGCTTCCGCCGCTGCCGCCGCCGCATTCAGCCTCGATTGGACACGCGCACAGGCTCAAGCCGAAACGGTACGCATCGGCCTGATCTACGACTTGACCGGTCCCTTTGCTGCCGGCGGCTCGGTCGCCTCCTCGATCGGCGCGCAGATTGCCATCGACCTCGTCAACGAGAAGGGCGGCATCGGCGGCAAGTACAAGGTCTCCCCCATCGCCGCCGATTCCCAGAGCAAGCCTGATGTCGCGATCAATGAGGCCAATCGCCTGATCGACCAGGAGAAGATCGACATCATCAACGGCGTTTATGCGAGTTCGCACGCGGTCCCGCTCGCCGCCAAGGTCGAGCAGCAGAAAAAAATCCTCTGGATCACGACCGCGGTTTCGACCGCCGTGTTCAAGGACAAGAACCTGCAATACGTGTTCCGCGCGCAGATTCATTCCGACCAGTATGGCCAGGCCTTCGCGAGCTTCATCACCGAGCACGCCAAAGCCAAGCTCGGCATGGAGCCCAAGGACGTCAAGGTCGCACTGATTCACGAGGACGGCCCCTATGGCGTCGGCGTCGCGGCCGCCGACGAGGCCTATGCGAAGCAGGGCGGCCTCCAGGTCGTGCTCAAGGAAGGCTATTCCGCATCCGCGCCCGACCTCTCGGTGCTGGTGACCAAGCTCAAGCGTGCCAAGGCCGACGTGATCTCACACGCGGGATACAATCCTGATATCACCCTGTTCCTGCGTCAGGCGCGCGAGAACGGCCTCAAGTTCAAAATGCTGTTCGGCGCCGGGGCGGGCTACAGCCAGCTCGACAAGTTGCGCGCGACGTTCGGCGCCGATATCGACAATTTCTGCAATATCGATCCGGTGCCGGCGCAGTTGCTCGATGCTTCGAAACTCGCTCCCGGGATCGGCGATCTCACCAAAATCATGGTCGCACGCTACAAGGAGAAGACCGGCGCGACCGACGTGCCGCCGCATTGTTCGATGGGATTCAACCAGACCTGGATCCTGCTCAACAATGTGCTGCCCGTGGCAAAAGAGAAATACGGCGGCTTCGATCCCGAGGCGGTTCGCAAGGCGGCGCTCGACGTGGATATCCCGCCGGGCGGCACCATTCAGGGCTATGGCGTGAAATTCTATCCACCCGGCACGCCGCTCTCCGGCCAGAACGAGCGCTCGACCCCGGTCGTGATGCAGAATGCCGGCGAGCATATCTCGGTGGTTTGGCCGACCAACATAAGAACGCAGGATCCGGTGTTCCCGCTGCCGAAATCGTCGGTGTACGCGGCGTAG
- the xoxF5 gene encoding lanthanide-dependent methanol dehydrogenase XoxF5, which produces MRKVLPAACLGVMAAFAVGVAYANEELSKMAQNPKDWVMPAGDYANTRYSKLNQITAANVGKLQVAWTFSTGVLRGHEGGPLIIGNIMYVHTPFPNKVYALDLSQENKIVWKYEPKQDPNVIPVMCCDTVNRGVAYGDGKIFLHQADTTLVALDAKTGQVAWSVKNGDPGKGATGTSAPLVVKDKVLIGISGGEFGVQCHVTAYDLKSGKQVWRAFSEGPDDQIMVDPVKTTEHGKPIGKDSSVKTWQGDQWKIGGGCTWGWLSYDPSLNMVYYGSGNPSTWNPKQRPGDNKWSMTVFARNADTGMAHWVYQMTPHDEWDYDGVNEMILSDQQINGQERKLLTHFDRNGLAYTMDRTNGELLVAEKYDPKVNWTTGVDMNKSSPTFGRPKVVDQYSTEKGGEDKNTKGICPAALGTKDEQPAAYSPDTQLFYVPTNHVCMDYEPFKVSYTAGQPYVGATLSMYPPQGESHMGNFIAWDNKTGKIVWSNKEQFSVWSGALATAGGVVFYGTLEGYLKAVDAKTGKELYKFKTPSGIIGNVTTYEQGGRQYVAVLSGVGGWAGIGLAAGLTDPTAGLGAVGGYAALSNYTALGGTLTVFALPQ; this is translated from the coding sequence ATGCGCAAGGTGCTACCCGCAGCCTGTCTCGGCGTCATGGCGGCATTCGCCGTCGGCGTCGCGTATGCCAATGAAGAGCTGAGCAAGATGGCGCAGAACCCGAAAGATTGGGTGATGCCGGCCGGCGACTACGCAAATACACGCTACTCGAAGCTGAACCAGATCACCGCAGCCAATGTCGGCAAGCTCCAGGTTGCCTGGACCTTCTCGACCGGTGTGCTGCGCGGCCATGAAGGCGGGCCGCTCATCATCGGCAACATCATGTACGTCCATACGCCGTTCCCGAACAAGGTCTACGCTCTTGACCTTTCGCAGGAGAACAAGATCGTCTGGAAGTACGAGCCGAAGCAGGATCCGAACGTCATTCCGGTGATGTGCTGCGATACAGTCAATCGCGGCGTGGCCTATGGCGACGGCAAGATATTCCTGCATCAGGCAGACACCACGCTGGTCGCGCTCGATGCCAAGACCGGGCAGGTGGCGTGGAGCGTCAAGAATGGAGATCCGGGCAAAGGCGCCACGGGCACCTCCGCGCCGCTCGTCGTCAAGGACAAGGTCCTGATCGGCATCTCCGGCGGCGAGTTCGGCGTGCAATGCCACGTCACGGCCTACGACCTCAAGAGCGGCAAGCAGGTATGGCGCGCCTTCTCCGAAGGGCCGGACGATCAGATCATGGTCGACCCCGTGAAGACGACCGAACACGGCAAACCGATCGGCAAGGATTCGAGCGTCAAGACCTGGCAGGGCGATCAGTGGAAGATCGGCGGCGGCTGCACATGGGGCTGGTTGTCCTATGACCCCAGTCTGAACATGGTCTATTACGGGTCCGGCAACCCCTCGACCTGGAACCCGAAACAGCGTCCGGGCGACAACAAGTGGTCGATGACCGTCTTCGCGCGCAACGCGGATACCGGCATGGCCCACTGGGTCTACCAGATGACGCCCCATGACGAATGGGACTACGACGGCGTCAACGAAATGATCCTCAGCGACCAGCAGATCAATGGCCAAGAGCGCAAGCTGTTGACCCATTTCGACCGCAACGGTTTAGCTTACACGATGGACCGTACCAACGGCGAACTCCTGGTCGCCGAGAAGTACGATCCGAAGGTGAACTGGACCACCGGCGTCGACATGAACAAGAGCTCGCCGACCTTCGGACGTCCCAAGGTTGTCGATCAGTATTCGACCGAAAAGGGCGGCGAAGACAAGAACACGAAGGGCATCTGCCCGGCCGCGCTCGGCACCAAGGACGAGCAGCCGGCAGCCTATTCGCCCGATACGCAACTGTTCTACGTGCCGACCAACCACGTCTGCATGGACTACGAGCCGTTCAAGGTGAGCTACACCGCGGGCCAGCCCTACGTCGGCGCGACGCTCTCGATGTATCCGCCTCAGGGCGAGAGCCACATGGGCAACTTCATCGCCTGGGACAACAAGACCGGCAAGATCGTCTGGTCGAACAAGGAGCAGTTCTCGGTGTGGTCGGGAGCGCTCGCGACAGCCGGCGGCGTGGTGTTCTACGGAACGCTCGAAGGCTATCTGAAGGCAGTCGATGCCAAGACCGGCAAGGAGCTTTACAAGTTCAAGACCCCGTCGGGCATCATCGGCAACGTCACGACCTATGAGCAGGGCGGCAGGCAGTATGTGGCTGTGCTGTCCGGCGTCGGCGGCTGGGCGGGTATCGGCCTTGCCGCAGGTCTGACCGATCCGACGGCAGGACTCGGCGCGGTCGGTGGCTATGCCGCGCTGAGCAACTACACCGCGCTCGGCGGCACGCTCACCGTGTTCGCACTGCCGCAGTAA
- the gfa gene encoding S-(hydroxymethyl)glutathione synthase, translated as MTVHIHPAIDSGVKKGTGNFAGGTLVCKCTDRPVKVAIKGDVAHNHACGCTKCWKPAGATFSVVAVVPRDNVNVTENGDKLQIVDASAAIQRYACKACGTHMYGRIENTGHPFYGLDFIHPELFQEGGWAAPGFAAFVSSVLESGVQPAEMDGIRARLRELGLEPYDCLSPPLMDAISSHVAKSKAKAA; from the coding sequence ATGACTGTTCATATTCATCCAGCGATTGATAGCGGCGTAAAGAAGGGGACCGGCAACTTTGCCGGCGGCACTCTTGTCTGCAAATGCACGGACAGGCCGGTCAAGGTCGCCATCAAGGGCGATGTCGCCCACAACCACGCCTGCGGCTGCACCAAGTGCTGGAAGCCCGCGGGGGCGACATTCTCCGTTGTCGCCGTCGTTCCGCGTGACAATGTGAACGTGACCGAGAACGGCGACAAGCTGCAGATTGTCGACGCGTCGGCGGCGATCCAGCGCTATGCCTGCAAGGCCTGCGGCACGCATATGTATGGCCGGATCGAGAACACCGGGCATCCATTCTACGGCCTCGACTTCATCCATCCCGAACTGTTCCAGGAAGGTGGATGGGCAGCCCCCGGGTTCGCCGCATTCGTGTCGTCCGTGCTGGAGTCCGGCGTTCAGCCGGCCGAGATGGACGGAATCAGGGCCCGGCTGAGGGAACTCGGGCTCGAGCCCTATGATTGCCTGTCGCCGCCTTTGATGGATGCGATCTCGAGCCACGTGGCAAAGTCCAAGGCCAAGGCAGCCTGA
- a CDS encoding S-(hydroxymethyl)glutathione dehydrogenase/class III alcohol dehydrogenase yields MKTRAAVAFEAKKPLEIVEVDLEGPKAGEVLVEIKATGICHTDAYTLDGFDSEGIFPSILGHEGAGIVREVGPGVTSVKAGDHVIPLYTPECRQCKSCLSGKTNLCTAIRATQGKGLMPDGTSRFSYKGKPIYHYMGCSTFSNFTVLPEIAVAKIREDAPFDKSCYIGCGVTTGVGAVVNTAKVTPGANVVVFGLGGIGLNVIQGAKMVGADKIVGVDINDSKEDWGRRFGMTHFVNPTKVSDIVQHLVGLTDGGADYTFDCTGNTTVMRQALEACHRGWGVSVVIGVAESGKEIATRPFQLVTGRVWKGTAFGGARGRTDVPKIVDWYMNGKIEIDPMITHVLKLEEINHGFDLMHQGKSIRSVVVF; encoded by the coding sequence ATGAAGACCCGCGCTGCTGTCGCATTCGAGGCCAAAAAGCCTCTTGAAATCGTTGAGGTCGATCTGGAAGGCCCGAAGGCCGGTGAAGTCCTCGTCGAGATAAAGGCGACCGGAATCTGTCACACCGACGCTTACACGCTCGATGGATTCGACAGCGAAGGAATCTTTCCTTCGATTCTCGGTCATGAAGGCGCAGGCATCGTCCGGGAGGTTGGGCCGGGTGTGACGTCCGTCAAGGCCGGCGATCACGTGATCCCGCTCTACACGCCGGAATGCCGCCAGTGCAAAAGCTGCCTGAGCGGCAAGACCAATCTTTGTACCGCCATCCGCGCCACGCAGGGCAAGGGGCTGATGCCGGACGGCACCTCGCGCTTCAGCTATAAGGGCAAGCCGATCTACCACTATATGGGTTGTTCGACCTTCTCGAACTTTACCGTGCTGCCGGAAATCGCAGTGGCAAAGATTCGCGAGGACGCGCCGTTCGACAAGAGCTGCTACATCGGTTGCGGGGTGACGACGGGCGTTGGCGCCGTGGTGAATACCGCCAAGGTGACACCGGGCGCCAACGTCGTCGTATTCGGTCTCGGCGGCATCGGGCTCAACGTCATCCAGGGCGCGAAGATGGTGGGCGCCGACAAGATCGTCGGCGTTGACATCAACGACTCCAAGGAGGATTGGGGTCGCCGTTTCGGCATGACGCATTTCGTCAACCCGACCAAGGTCAGCGATATCGTCCAGCATCTGGTCGGACTTACCGACGGCGGCGCCGATTACACCTTCGACTGCACCGGCAACACCACCGTGATGCGGCAGGCGCTCGAAGCGTGCCATCGCGGCTGGGGCGTCTCGGTCGTTATCGGGGTCGCGGAGTCCGGCAAGGAAATCGCTACCCGGCCGTTCCAACTGGTGACCGGCCGTGTCTGGAAGGGAACGGCATTCGGCGGCGCGCGCGGCCGAACGGATGTGCCGAAAATCGTCGACTGGTACATGAACGGCAAGATCGAAATTGATCCGATGATCACGCACGTCCTCAAGCTGGAGGAGATCAACCACGGCTTCGATCTCATGCACCAGGGCAAGTCGATCCGCTCAGTTGTCGTGTTCTGA
- a CDS encoding c-type cytochrome, methanol metabolism-related: protein MLVAPGLVAHAADDPTAIKSEDGKYLDKEGNPTFKVGADGTVDWYTYSGYRRYHSECHVCHGPDGMGSTYAPALQESLKTMSYGDFLGVVASGRKNVNTAQESVMPAFGDNPNVACYMDDLYVYLRARAYDAVGRVRPAKREDKPEAYTEAEKSCMGAK from the coding sequence ATGCTTGTGGCGCCGGGATTGGTTGCCCACGCTGCCGACGATCCGACCGCCATCAAGTCCGAGGATGGCAAGTATCTCGACAAGGAAGGAAACCCGACCTTCAAGGTCGGGGCCGACGGGACGGTCGATTGGTACACTTATTCCGGATACCGCCGCTATCACTCCGAATGCCATGTCTGCCATGGCCCTGACGGGATGGGATCGACCTACGCGCCGGCGCTACAGGAGTCGTTGAAGACGATGAGTTACGGCGATTTCCTCGGTGTGGTCGCCAGCGGTCGCAAGAACGTCAACACCGCGCAAGAGAGCGTCATGCCGGCGTTCGGCGATAACCCGAATGTCGCCTGCTACATGGACGACCTCTACGTCTATCTGCGTGCCCGCGCTTATGACGCTGTCGGGCGCGTGCGGCCTGCCAAGCGTGAAGACAAACCCGAGGCCTACACTGAGGCAGAGAAGTCCTGCATGGGAGCCAAATGA
- a CDS encoding Gfo/Idh/MocA family oxidoreductase encodes MAKIRVGLAGCGFVSELHMHAYRRVYGVDVEVRAVAARGDHVVEFARRHQIPTAYRSFRDLVVDADIDVIDICTPPNLHTSMIVDAMQAGKHVICEKPFAGYFGRDGDKAPIGKHVSKALMYERVLEEMEKTRAAINQTGRLFMYAEDWIYAPAVTKTVEILKATKDKILFMKGEESHSGSHAAHAAQWAMTGGGSLIRMGCHPLSAVLYLKQVEAKARGEAISVAGVTCDVGNVTACLRSDERTVLKANPVDVEDWGMLTATFSDGTKATVFSGDMILGGVRNLIETYTSSGALFANITPNTHMMSYQTSEEKLASVYITEKVDRKTGWQYVCIEEEWTRGYVQEIQDFMECVATGRQPLSDLALAFETIKVNYAGYWAAEEGRRVTL; translated from the coding sequence ATGGCGAAAATCAGGGTCGGCCTGGCGGGGTGCGGCTTCGTGTCCGAGCTGCACATGCATGCCTACCGGCGCGTCTACGGCGTGGATGTCGAAGTCAGGGCCGTTGCGGCGAGGGGCGATCATGTCGTCGAGTTTGCCCGTCGTCACCAGATTCCGACGGCGTATCGCAGCTTTCGCGACTTGGTCGTCGACGCTGATATCGATGTCATCGACATCTGCACGCCGCCCAATTTGCACACGTCGATGATTGTCGACGCGATGCAGGCCGGTAAGCATGTGATCTGCGAAAAGCCGTTCGCAGGCTATTTCGGCCGGGACGGCGACAAAGCGCCGATCGGCAAGCATGTGTCGAAAGCGTTGATGTATGAGCGCGTGCTGGAGGAAATGGAAAAGACCCGCGCGGCGATCAACCAGACCGGCAGGCTCTTCATGTATGCGGAGGATTGGATCTACGCGCCGGCGGTGACCAAGACCGTGGAGATCCTCAAGGCCACCAAAGACAAGATCCTGTTCATGAAGGGGGAGGAGAGTCACTCCGGCTCGCATGCCGCGCACGCCGCGCAATGGGCGATGACCGGCGGCGGCTCGCTGATCCGGATGGGATGCCATCCGCTCTCGGCGGTACTTTATCTCAAGCAGGTAGAAGCGAAGGCGCGTGGCGAGGCGATCAGTGTCGCGGGCGTGACGTGTGACGTCGGCAACGTCACGGCATGCCTGCGTTCAGATGAACGAACCGTGCTCAAGGCTAATCCCGTCGATGTCGAGGATTGGGGCATGCTCACGGCCACCTTCTCCGACGGCACCAAGGCCACGGTTTTTTCCGGCGACATGATCCTCGGCGGCGTGCGCAACCTGATCGAAACCTATACCAGCAGCGGCGCGCTGTTCGCCAACATCACGCCGAATACGCACATGATGAGCTATCAGACCAGCGAGGAGAAACTCGCAAGCGTCTACATCACCGAAAAGGTCGACCGGAAGACCGGTTGGCAATATGTCTGTATCGAGGAGGAATGGACGCGCGGCTACGTGCAGGAAATCCAGGACTTCATGGAATGCGTCGCGACTGGCCGGCAGCCGCTTTCGGATCTGGCGCTGGCCTTTGAGACCATCAAGGTCAACTACGCCGGCTATTGGGCCGCCGAAGAGGGTCGCCGCGTCACGCTGTGA
- a CDS encoding fumarylacetoacetate hydrolase family protein: MPIVTDAAFILPDDFAGAALMGRIWRPDLAGPSVAAIRQDGVFDITEDFPTASQLAAAADPARALRAARGERVGTLQDLLNNTPPDTRDPTRPWLLAPIDLQVIKAAGVTFAVSMLERVIEERARGNPDSAQAIRAEVTRIVGTDLSRLKPGSAEAQHVKDVLVTQNAWSQYLEVGIGPDAEVFTKAPVLSAVGTCVDAGLHLKSTWNNPEPEVVLVVTHDGRIVGATLGNDVNLRDFEGRSALLLSKAKDNNASCAIGPFVRFFDADFTLDDVRKMDISLEVKGPEGFVLHGASSLTQISRDPADIVGQTINENHQYPDGFVLFLGTMFAPIQDRAAKGQGFTHVEGDLVTVATPKLGRLTNRMRHSGDCEPWKFGLTELFAALMRRKGVGRSGN; this comes from the coding sequence ATGCCGATCGTCACAGATGCCGCATTCATTTTACCCGACGATTTCGCCGGCGCCGCGCTGATGGGGCGGATCTGGCGTCCTGATCTTGCCGGCCCGTCGGTGGCTGCGATCCGCCAGGACGGCGTGTTCGACATCACCGAGGATTTCCCGACCGCCAGCCAGCTTGCCGCCGCCGCCGATCCGGCGCGGGCGCTGCGCGCCGCGCGTGGCGAGCGGGTAGGCACGCTGCAGGATCTGTTGAACAACACGCCGCCCGACACCCGCGATCCGACCAGGCCATGGCTGCTCGCCCCGATCGATCTGCAGGTGATCAAGGCTGCCGGCGTCACGTTCGCCGTATCGATGCTGGAGCGGGTGATCGAGGAGCGGGCACGAGGCAATCCGGATTCGGCGCAAGCCATCCGGGCCGAGGTAACACGGATCGTCGGCACCGACCTGTCGCGGCTGAAGCCGGGCTCGGCGGAAGCGCAGCACGTGAAGGACGTGCTGGTTACCCAGAATGCCTGGAGCCAGTATCTCGAAGTCGGAATCGGGCCGGACGCGGAAGTGTTTACCAAGGCTCCGGTCCTGTCGGCGGTGGGCACATGCGTGGATGCGGGCCTGCATCTGAAATCGACCTGGAACAATCCAGAGCCCGAGGTGGTGCTGGTGGTGACGCACGACGGGCGTATCGTCGGCGCGACGCTTGGCAATGATGTCAATCTGCGTGACTTCGAGGGACGCTCGGCGCTGCTGTTGTCCAAGGCCAAGGACAACAACGCGTCCTGCGCCATCGGGCCGTTCGTGCGGTTCTTCGACGCGGACTTCACGCTCGACGACGTCAGGAAGATGGATATCTCGCTGGAGGTGAAGGGGCCGGAGGGTTTTGTCCTGCATGGCGCATCTTCCCTGACCCAGATCAGCCGCGACCCGGCCGACATCGTCGGGCAGACGATCAACGAGAACCATCAATACCCCGATGGTTTCGTGTTGTTCCTGGGCACCATGTTCGCACCGATCCAGGACCGTGCCGCGAAGGGGCAGGGGTTCACCCATGTGGAAGGCGATCTGGTGACGGTCGCCACGCCGAAACTCGGCCGGCTGACCAACCGCATGCGCCACAGCGGCGATTGCGAACCTTGGAAATTCGGCCTGACCGAGCTCTTCGCCGCGTTGATGCGCCGCAAGGGTGTTGGCCGAAGCGGCAATTAG
- a CDS encoding helix-turn-helix domain-containing protein has translation MSDTVRSLSTSGLTPKRQIQTWSDALTDLCGQFDVDPLEGSSLEARINYTTVSQLKLCQIEASQHRIAHTVSGTKLSEHPYVKILFQTYGISHFEQSGRRIDIMPGDCLAYDVSCPHTIVSPSLTRHEVVIVPKALLHERGFRTAKMLPCKLSARNGTGRIAYDFVHTAFDEANRLSPYNAIGVADSLIDLLLLPLREADTMFDRVGPEAMYIRAQAFIREHLRDPELCIDQISAALGCTKRYLHMLFSDKGMTVSDYIWRARLLHCRQELETQHGKTITDVAFSWGFSSSSHFSRVFRKHFGFVPSAIHKAHCADPSPSAS, from the coding sequence ATGTCTGATACAGTTCGTTCACTCAGCACTTCCGGGTTAACGCCGAAGAGGCAGATCCAAACTTGGTCAGATGCGCTGACCGATCTCTGCGGCCAGTTTGATGTCGATCCACTTGAGGGTTCTTCGCTCGAGGCGCGGATAAATTACACAACCGTCTCGCAGCTGAAACTGTGTCAGATCGAGGCGAGCCAGCATCGCATCGCGCACACGGTTTCAGGCACAAAACTGAGCGAACATCCCTACGTCAAGATACTGTTCCAGACCTACGGCATCTCGCATTTCGAACAAAGCGGCCGTCGCATCGACATCATGCCCGGCGATTGCCTCGCCTATGACGTCTCCTGCCCGCACACGATCGTCAGCCCCTCATTGACCCGGCACGAGGTCGTGATCGTGCCAAAGGCACTGCTTCACGAGCGCGGCTTCCGCACCGCGAAGATGCTGCCGTGCAAGCTCTCGGCGCGTAACGGCACCGGCCGCATCGCCTATGACTTCGTGCACACCGCGTTCGACGAAGCGAACCGGCTGTCGCCCTACAACGCCATCGGCGTTGCTGATTCGCTCATCGATCTGCTGCTGTTGCCGCTGCGCGAGGCCGACACGATGTTCGATCGCGTCGGTCCCGAGGCGATGTACATCCGGGCGCAAGCCTTCATCCGCGAACATTTGCGCGACCCGGAGCTGTGCATCGACCAGATCTCGGCGGCATTGGGCTGCACCAAGCGCTATCTGCACATGCTGTTCAGCGACAAGGGCATGACCGTCAGCGATTATATCTGGCGGGCGCGGCTGCTGCACTGCCGCCAGGAGCTGGAGACGCAGCACGGCAAGACCATCACGGATGTCGCATTTTCGTGGGGCTTTTCCAGTTCGTCGCACTTCAGCCGCGTGTTCCGGAAGCACTTTGGCTTCGTACCCTCGGCGATCCACAAGGCGCATTGCGCCGATCCGTCGCCCAGCGCTTCCTGA